ATATATTCATACAAGCTAGTAGTATAATGGGGAAACTTGAAAGAACAAAATAGATCTGCTGCAATTTTCTGTTAATATCATGGATGATGGGGGATTTTATGTAAGGTGTTGCTTGGTTGGTGATAATTagaggttgttgttgttgttgttaacgttgttgttgttgttgttgttgttgttgttgttgttgtcgttgttgttgttgttgttgttggtggtggtggtgctggtgctggtgctggtgctggtgatAGTGGTGCTGGTtcaggtgatgatgatgatgatgatgatgatgatgatgatgatgatgatgatgatgatggtggtggtggtgctgctgctgctgctgctgctgctgctgctctGGTACCGGTGCTGCTGAtgtcggtggtggtggtggtggcgggcggtggtggtggtggtggtggtggttaaaGTGGAACAACATGATAGAGCACTGCATCGACACAAGTCTTCTTTTTGTCGCGGTTCTAGTTTTGTTGCAATCTGGCTCTCTTCATCTGCACAAATTTCCAATTAAGAATTCCGGCGTCTACAATTTCAGTTTTAATAACACGATTTTGTTACATGATGAGTCAATATAGACATTTTGCAGTATAGTATTTTGTGTAAGTTTAGCATTTTAGTTATTGAGCCAACTGCGTGTTCACAAATCTATTAACGTTGAAGTTACCGATTGCGATTTATGTTTTCTAACTTCTGCTTTTTATAGTTTGACTGGAtagattttgaaaaatatgagaATGGTTGCGTTGACTACTTAGAAATTTACGATGGTGCTGATACATCAATGCGACCAATACAAAGGTTTTGTGGTAATTATGTACCCTTTGATGTCGTATCATCGTCCGACAGCATAACGTTGAGACTCGTCAGTGATGCTACCAAAACAGGGAAGGGGTTTAGTATTGTTTATTCAGCATTTTACGACGGTAAGTTGATGATTATACCTAGTTTACGATTGTAAGTAAGGTGGTAAGTTTGTGGTAATTCATCGTGTTTCAATGGTAAGTTTGTGATTATATCCAGTATTATGGTTAGTTTGGGGTAACACATAGCTTTTCAATCGTAAGTGTGTGGTAATGCCAAGTTTTTCAATGGTAAGTTTGTGATTATAACTATTTTTCCAATGGTAAGTTAGTGATCATACACAAATTTTCAATGGTAAGTTAGTGCTAATACATGCTTTTCCAACGGTAAGATAGTGGTAATGCATATATTTTCAATCGTAAGTTTATGGTAACATCGAGTTTTCCAGTGGTAAGTTTGTGGTAATATCCAGTTTTTTCAATGGTAAGTTAGTGGTAATACCTATATGTCCAATGGTAAGTTAGTGGTAATAAACAGTTTTTCAATTAAGTCAGTGGCAATacctagatattttcaatgGTAAGTTAGGAGTAATACGTACTTTTTCAAAGGTAAGTTAGTGGTAATACGTAGTTTTTCAATGGTAAGTCAGTGGTAATACATAGTTTTTCAATGGTAAGTCAGTGGTAATGCATACATTTTCAATGGTAAGTTAGTGGTAATGCATAGTTTTTCAATGGTAAGTTAGTGGTAATACCTATATTTTCAATGGTAAATTTGTGGCAACACCCAGTTTTCCAGTGGTAAGTTTGTGGTAATACCCAGTTTTTCAATGGTAAGTTAATGGTAATACCTATATGTTCAATGGTAAGTTAGTGGTAATAAATAGTTTTTCAATTACGTTAGTAGTAATACCTAGATATTGTCAATGGTAAGTTAGTAGTAATACATAGATTTTCAATGGTAAGTTAGGAGTAATACATACTTTTCCAAAGGTAAGTTAGTGGTATTACGTAGTTTTTCAATTGTAGGTTAGTGGTAATACAATAGTTTTGCAATGGTAAGTTAGTGGAAAAACTGTGCTACGTTAGTGGTAATACATAGCTTATCAATTGTAAGTTAGTGGTAATACATAGTTATTCAATGGTAAGTTAGTGGTAATACATAGTTTTTCAAATGGTAAGTTTTACAGTAGTACAGATATACATTTAATTTCTACTCATATTTTTGCAGGTATCTCACAATCATGTAACAGTATAGACCATTTCAAGTGCAACAATGATCGATGTGTTAATGGAACTTTCCGTTGTAACGATGTAGACAACTGTGGCGATCTGTCTGATGAGTGGTACTGTCCTGGTACGTTCCATTGACATATACTCCTTTATGCATCCATAATCATTCCGTAAAGCTGTTGCACTTTAACTAAGTCATTTCTCTTTGAAAACTGTTGCTTGGCAAAATTCACAGTTCATTTTAGTGGGTTAAGGATATGTTCTTATTCATTCGGTTTTTGTGTTTTAATGTTAGTTAAATACTTCCACTCCCAAAAATGTATTATAGCAatatggttttttttaaaaactggaTCAAATTTAAATCTACTGTATAAAAATTAGCATTTGGGATAAATTTCAAAGTTCTTCACTATCTTCAAACGTTTTGTCATATGCTTGTTCCTAGCTATATTCctctataataaaataaatttggcgttcaccatcttgttttcaagaaaatcgacaagctttcattttcaaatagagctgccatattggatcctaactaaaatgactaaatttgatatcatcttgaactctatttcaaaaatttgcatggtgaccacagctttttaaaattgattttgactgagaataggttgaaatgttcttgaacaaagtaacgaTAAAATTGTAAAGGAGATTATTTCCGAAATGCATTCTACATTGAAGTAAAGAATTTAGTTTATATGTTATATTCCATAGGTTCATTGATACCGCTGGATAGTCGTGATCTTTTATTGGTCATCAACGGGGGCATTCTTGCCATTTGCTTGTTTTTGATGTTTTGGTGTTGTCTCTATTATTACTGCATCCGACGTCAAGGCAACAGAAAACCGACTCCTGGACCAGGCAATGACTATCTACAACTCCGGAAAAGAAGGAAACAAAGTACAAAAGACTATGTAATGTACGCACACTCAACAACACCCAATATGACTCACGTGGTTGAGATGCCGGCGTGCTCAAATAGACTTCCTGGGATAAGGCATTCGATTTGAATAGTAACGGCTTTTCAGTACAAGTAGTCAAGTAACGAACAATCatgttttgtccaaaattgtatGTACCATGTACAAATATTAACAAACGTCCACACATACCAAATCCATTACGaaaatcaccagctgctcaTTGTTGTGATGGACTTTCAAAGAGGAGTCGCTATGTTGTTCATATATTTGACAATATCCCCATACCACCCCATGAAGTTATATGGACTACTAGGGGGTTTACATACCCCATGATTCGCCTttagaaatttcattttttttcagtctcGTCCCTTAGGATTTACTTCGAGTGTTTTCGAATATTTCCGGGG
This portion of the Glandiceps talaboti chromosome 7, keGlaTala1.1, whole genome shotgun sequence genome encodes:
- the LOC144437303 gene encoding low-density lipoprotein receptor-related protein 3-like, with amino-acid sequence MKTPISSTGTILYQFVCILFTCLGRLVAGGELVALCNGTVYVMGGRLNSQLSSNYDDNLDCIVTLRPIEPYQRLLLNFDWIDFEKYENGCVDYLEIYDGADTSMRPIQRFCGNYVPFDVVSSSDSITLRLVSDATKTGKGFSIVYSAFYDGISQSCNSIDHFKCNNDRCVNGTFRCNDVDNCGDLSDEWYCPGSLIPLDSRDLLLVINGGILAICLFLMFWCCLYYYCIRRQGNRKPTPGPGNDYLQLRKRRKQSTKDYVMYAHSTTPNMTHVVEMPACSNRLPGIRHSI